From Pan troglodytes isolate AG18354 chromosome 9, NHGRI_mPanTro3-v2.0_pri, whole genome shotgun sequence, the proteins below share one genomic window:
- the FAM181B gene encoding protein FAM181B: MAVQAALLSTHPFVPFGFGGSPDGLGGAFGALDKGCCFEDDETGAPAGALLSGAEGGDVREATRDLLSFIDSASSNIKLALDKPGKSKRKVNHRKYLQKQIKRCSGLMGAAPPGPPSPSAADTPAKRPLAAPSAPTVAAPAHGKAAPRREASQAAAAASLQSRSLAALFDSLRHVPGGAEPAGGEVAAPAAGLGGAGTGGAGGDVAGPAGATAIPGARKVPLRARNLPPSFFTEPSRAGGGGCGPSGPDVSLGDLEKGAEAVEFFELLGPDYGAGTEAAVLLAAEPLDVFPAGASVLRGPPELEPGLFEPPPAVVGNLLYPEPWSVPGCPPTKKSPLTAPRGGLTLNEPLRPLYPAAADSPGGEDGPGRLASFAPFFPDCALPPPPPPHQVSYDYSAGYSRTAYSSLWRSDGVWEGAPGEEGAHRD; the protein is encoded by the coding sequence ATGGCGGTGCAGGCGGCGCTCCTCAGCACGCACCCTTTCGTGCCCTTCGGCTTCGGGGGCTCCCCGGACGGGCTAGGGGGCGCCTTCGGAGCCCTGGACAAGGGCTGCTGTTTCGAGGACGATGAGACCGGGGCTCCGGCGGGTGCGCTGCTGTCGGGAGCCGAAGGAGGGGACGTGCGCGAGGCCACCCGCGATCTACTCAGCTTCATTGACTCGGCGTCCAGCAACATCAAGCTGGCGCTGGACAAGCCGGGCAAGTCAAAGCGGAAGGTGAACCACCGCAAGTACCTGCAGAAGCAGATCAAGCGCTGCAGCGGCCTCATGGGCGCCGCGCCCCCCGGCCCGCCCTCCCCGAGCGCCGCCGACACGCCAGCCAAACGGCCGCTGGCCGCCCCTAGCGCCCCGACAGTCGCGGCCCCGGCCCACGGCAAGGCTGCCCCCCGGCGGGAGGCGTCGCAGGCCGCCGCGGCCGCCAGCTTGCAAAGCCGAAGTCTGGCCGCGCTCTTCGACTCGCTGCGCCACGTCCCCGGGGGTGCCGAGCCGGCGGGGGGTGAGGTGGCTGCGCCGGCGGCCGGGCTAGGAGGTGCGGGCACTGGGGGCGCCGGAGGGGACGTGGCAGGCCCCGCGGGGGCCACGGCGATCCCAGGGGCCAGGAAGGTCCCGCTGCGGGCACGCAATCTGCCTCCGTCCTTCTTCACGGAGCCGTCCCGGGCAGGCGGCGGCGGGTGTGGCCCGTCGGGGCCGGACGTGAGCTTGGGCGACCTGGAGAAGGGCGCGGAGGCCGTGGAGTTCTTTGAGCTGCTGGGGCCCGACTACGGCGCCGGCACGGAGGCGGCAGTCTTGCTTGCCGCCGAGCCTCTCGACGTGTTCCCCGCCGGAGCCTCCGTACTGCGGGGACCCCCGGAGCTGGAGCCCGGCCTCTTTGAGCCGCCGCCGGCAGTGGTGGGAAACCTACTGTACCCCGAGCCCTGGAGCGTCCCGGGCTGCCCTCCGACCAAAAAGTCCCCCCTGACTGCCCCCCGCGGCGGCTTGACCTTGAACGAGCCCTTGCGCCCCCTGTACCCCGCCGCTGCGGATTCTCCCGGCGGGGAGGACGGGCCGGGCCGTTTGGCCTCTTTCGCCCCCTTCTTTCCAGACTGCGCcctgcccccgccgccgccgccccatCAGGTGTCCTACGATTACAGCGCGGGCTACAGCCGCACCGCCTATTCCAGCCTTTGGAGATCCGACGGGGTTTGGGAAGGGGCGCCGGGGGAGGAGGGGGCGCACCGGGACTGA